A part of Lacibacter sp. H407 genomic DNA contains:
- a CDS encoding YajQ family cyclic di-GMP-binding protein yields MPSFDIVSKVDAQALDNAVNVTTKEITNRFDFKASHVKIDLNKKDFKINIEVEDEMKMGQLMDVLISRAHKQGISPEAFDQSKESFQSGKLVKKEVLVRNGLKQEDAKKIVKLIKDSGLKVQASINDDIVRVTGKKIDDLQEVIQASKSWDMGIPLQFENMRS; encoded by the coding sequence ATGCCATCGTTTGATATTGTAAGTAAAGTTGATGCTCAGGCATTGGACAATGCAGTAAATGTTACCACAAAAGAAATCACCAATCGTTTCGATTTCAAAGCAAGTCATGTAAAAATTGATTTGAATAAAAAAGATTTCAAGATCAATATTGAAGTTGAAGATGAAATGAAAATGGGACAGTTGATGGATGTACTCATCAGTCGTGCACACAAGCAAGGTATTTCGCCGGAAGCATTTGATCAAAGCAAAGAATCGTTCCAAAGCGGTAAACTGGTAAAAAAAGAAGTATTGGTGCGGAACGGTTTGAAACAGGAAGATGCAAAAAAGATCGTGAAGCTTATAAAAGACTCTGGGTTGAAGGTACAGGCCTCCATTAACGACGATATAGTGCGTGTTACGGGTAAAAAAATTGATGATCTGCAGGAAGTGATCCAGGCGTCAAAGTCCTGGGACATGGGCATACCTTTACAATTCGAGAATATGCGTTCATAA
- a CDS encoding outer membrane beta-barrel family protein: MKKISAILAAALLTFTFSGFAQTITRVKGEVKDENQKPVSGITVSLLKIKDSSLVKAAITDNSGSYVFEGIKEGGYLLGITAVGFQKSFSQSIEVKEGAEVAMPSFSLLPQAKGLKEVVVTAKKPMFEQKPDKMVVNVEASPTNAGANALEILEKSPGVSVDRDGNISLKGKAGVQVFIDGKPAYLSGADLANYLRNMQGTQLEQIEIMTNPPAKYDAAGNSGIINIRTKKTKQMGYSVLATAGFSQGIYTSNNQNLTFNYRKNKVNLFGTLSRNERNSFQVLSIQRKFIEESSKEIKSLFDQVSHMRQLNQSNNAKVGADFYLSKKTTIGATVNGFYNPGTFTNNSDIDIADPNGTIISKANGFSRSKSYWRHFGSNVNFRHLFDSTGKELTADVDFLNYNVSSSQNLKNKYFTASGDPTGIPDNLLGNLPQLIRIYSGKADYVQPLKKGAKFEAGIKTSFVETDNNAVYDTLRNGNMILDSARSNHFIYTENINAAYVNYSKQFNKKFSGQFGLRLENTTARGNSKGLAYSTTSQKFEAFDSTFNLNYTQLFPTVYLQYTASEKNSFVVNYGRRLRRPDYENLNPFVEFLDRYTFEQGNPNLRPQFSHNIELSHTFKGFLTTTLNYTKTNNIIQQVIEQNEATNESFVKQANIANQRQFGVAVSAFKQIKNFSGNIYANVFNNEMSGVVNNTKVTMGATTAMFNGSVSYKFKKGLTTEISGFYRTAGVEGVFRIGAFGAMNLGASLPVLKTKGTIRLNVRDVLWSQRIKGESKFGNIDAQFQNYRDSRVASITFTYRLAKGKLNGNTRRKASGAADEQNRVKSGE; this comes from the coding sequence ATGAAAAAGATTTCAGCCATTCTAGCTGCGGCCTTGCTAACCTTCACCTTTTCCGGCTTCGCTCAAACCATTACACGTGTAAAGGGCGAAGTAAAGGACGAGAATCAAAAGCCTGTTTCGGGCATTACGGTTTCCTTATTAAAAATTAAAGACAGCTCTTTGGTGAAAGCTGCTATAACCGACAACTCGGGTAGCTATGTTTTCGAAGGCATTAAAGAAGGAGGATACCTGTTAGGTATTACAGCTGTCGGTTTTCAAAAGTCCTTCAGTCAGTCAATTGAAGTAAAAGAAGGAGCCGAAGTAGCTATGCCTTCTTTCAGTTTGTTACCACAGGCAAAGGGATTAAAAGAAGTAGTGGTTACTGCGAAGAAACCAATGTTTGAACAAAAGCCCGACAAAATGGTGGTGAACGTAGAAGCCAGTCCAACAAATGCAGGTGCCAATGCGTTGGAGATCCTCGAAAAATCACCGGGCGTATCGGTTGATCGTGATGGTAACATCAGCCTGAAAGGAAAAGCAGGTGTGCAGGTGTTCATCGACGGGAAGCCAGCTTACTTATCCGGTGCCGATCTTGCAAATTACCTCCGCAACATGCAGGGTACACAATTGGAACAGATCGAGATCATGACCAATCCTCCTGCAAAATATGATGCAGCGGGTAACAGCGGTATCATCAACATCCGTACAAAGAAAACCAAGCAAATGGGGTATAGTGTATTGGCAACTGCCGGTTTTTCGCAAGGAATCTACACCTCAAACAATCAGAACCTCACATTCAATTATCGTAAGAATAAAGTAAACCTGTTTGGTACGTTAAGCCGTAACGAGCGTAACTCTTTCCAAGTGCTTTCGATCCAACGTAAATTTATTGAAGAGAGTAGTAAAGAAATAAAATCATTGTTCGACCAGGTATCGCACATGCGTCAGTTGAATCAATCCAACAATGCAAAAGTTGGTGCCGATTTTTATCTCTCAAAGAAAACGACCATTGGTGCAACGGTCAACGGTTTTTATAATCCCGGTACATTTACCAACAACAGTGATATTGACATTGCCGATCCTAACGGAACTATTATCAGTAAGGCAAATGGTTTTTCAAGGAGTAAAAGCTACTGGAGACATTTTGGATCGAACGTTAATTTCCGTCATCTGTTTGACAGTACCGGAAAAGAATTAACAGCTGATGTTGATTTCCTGAATTACAATGTATCAAGTTCACAAAACTTAAAGAATAAATACTTCACAGCATCCGGCGATCCAACAGGAATACCTGATAATTTATTAGGTAATCTTCCACAGTTGATCCGCATTTATAGTGGTAAAGCCGATTATGTTCAGCCGTTGAAGAAAGGTGCAAAGTTTGAAGCAGGGATCAAAACAAGTTTTGTGGAAACAGATAATAATGCAGTGTATGATACGTTGCGGAATGGCAATATGATCCTTGATTCTGCCCGCAGCAATCACTTTATTTATACTGAGAATATTAACGCCGCTTATGTAAACTACAGCAAGCAGTTTAATAAAAAATTCAGCGGTCAGTTTGGTCTGCGTTTGGAAAATACAACAGCAAGAGGTAATTCAAAAGGGTTGGCTTACAGTACAACAAGTCAAAAATTTGAAGCATTCGATTCAACCTTTAACTTGAATTACACACAACTGTTTCCTACTGTTTATTTGCAATACACAGCCAGCGAAAAAAACAGCTTTGTAGTGAATTACGGTCGTCGTTTACGTCGTCCGGATTATGAAAATCTCAATCCGTTTGTAGAGTTTCTTGATCGTTACACATTTGAACAAGGAAATCCGAATCTGCGTCCGCAATTCAGCCACAACATTGAATTGTCGCACACGTTCAAAGGGTTCTTAACTACAACATTGAACTATACAAAAACAAATAATATCATTCAACAAGTAATTGAACAGAATGAAGCAACGAATGAGTCGTTCGTGAAGCAGGCGAATATTGCCAACCAGCGTCAGTTCGGTGTTGCAGTAAGTGCATTCAAGCAGATCAAAAACTTCAGCGGAAATATTTATGCCAATGTATTCAATAATGAAATGAGCGGTGTTGTAAATAATACAAAGGTTACAATGGGTGCAACAACGGCTATGTTCAATGGTTCTGTTTCTTACAAATTCAAAAAAGGATTAACTACGGAGATCAGTGGTTTTTACAGAACAGCAGGAGTGGAAGGTGTGTTTCGTATTGGTGCATTTGGAGCGATGAACCTCGGTGCAAGCTTACCGGTCCTGAAAACAAAAGGCACTATCCGATTGAATGTAAGAGATGTATTGTGGAGCCAGCGCATTAAAGGCGAAAGCAAGTTTGGTAACATTGATGCACAGTTTCAGAACTACCGTGATTCACGTGTGGCAAGTATCACCTTTACGTATCGTTTGGCAAAGGGAAAGTTGAATGGCAACACCCGTCGTAAAGCAAGTGGCGCGGCCGATGAACAAAACCGTGTAAAATCAGGAGAATAA